GCGCTGTTCTATTACCACTGCGATCAGATCGGGACGCCGCAGTTGCTGACGGATGACGAAGGCGATGTCGTATGGGAAGCGTCGTATAAGGCTTGGGGTGAAGCGCGGGAAGTCATTGCGCGAACGTCGAAGGCGACGGGCGTCGTACCGAAGAACCCGTTGCGATTCCAGGGGCAGCAGGTTGATGAGGAAACGGGGCTCACCTATAACCGACACAGATACTACGATCCGAGCTCAGGTCGTTTCGTGTCAAAGGACCCGATCGGTCTCGCTGGCGGCGACAATGTCTATCAATACGCACCGAACTCGACGGGATGGATTGATCCACTTGGATTGGCTCGTTGTCTAACATCGAGAGCAGCTCGTCGCGAAGCAATGCGGCAGGCAGGTATTCCGACGAGCCAACAGCCAATCGGTCAATCAAAGAACGCATCTGGCCGGGAGTATCGTTATGAAATTCCACAAGCAGGTGGAGGGAAAATTCAGGCCACTGTCCAGCAACAAACGATGGATGTGAGCCACCTTGACGATCCCCACTGGGAGGCGGGCAAGGTAAAGATCGATCCAATCAGCGGCGACACGCGGATGAATGACTATGGTCGACCTAAAATAGCTAATCCGAAAGGAAAGGCTTATTACGGGGGATGTCAATGAGCGAGAACCATGTGGGTGAGTACCGGAAGGAGCTTCTTTTCAGGAGGGCCAATGGAAAGAAAATTTTAGGTGCTTACCTTTCCAAAGTCGCAGTGTTATTTCCATCTCTGGCTCGTCCAGAATTGCTATCCCTTGAGGAGACGGATTTAATTTTAGAGAGATTCAGACTAGTTTGTGCTGATCTTCGGCAAGAAAAAATTCGGATCCCTGCGGGGGATGTTCATTCGCAATTGTCAGCTATTCGGAATTTTGGGGGTGGTTTCTATGTTTTGGTTGATGAGGACTGGAAATATTGCGGCTTGCTGAAGGTGGGTGCGATAGAAACTCTGAATGTGTTGGTCGAGTTTGGTGGGGAGATATTGAATGATCTTGTTTTTATATCGACTGACATGTCATTGGTTGTTGATTTTGATTTTTTTGAGATGAACGGACTTCAATTGATAGATATAAAAAAATGGTGTAAATAGTAGGGCGGATGCACAGGGATGCGAGTGGGGTGAATTTAATCGCTTGTTGTCGGCGCTGGTTGCGGAGGCGTCGCGGCAGAGTCAGTCACGGTATTTCTATGACGCGTTCGGCCGCCGGATCGCTAAGGAGGTGAATGGCGAGCGTGGCACGCACTATCTATACGAGCCGGGAACGTTCGTGCCGCTGGCGCAGTATGTGGCGGAACCGGTCGAGGGAATTTCGACGCCGGAGTGGAAGAGTACCGATCGTTACGTGCCGGAGCAGGACCCGCTGCAGAAGATGCCGGAGCGGCGGGGTGACGGGCGCTGTTCTATTACCACTGCGATCAGATCGGAACGCCGCAGTTGCTGACGGATGACGAAGGCGATGTCGTATGGGAAGCGTCGTATAAGGCTTGGGGTGAAGCGCGGGAAGTCATTGGGCGAACATCGAAGGCGACGGGCGTCGTACCGAAGAACCCGTTGCGATTCCAGGGGCAGCAGGTTGATGAGGAAACGGGGCTCACCTATAACCGGCATCGGTATTATGATCCGAGCAGTGGCCGGTTCATCAGCAAGGACCCGATCGGACTGGCAGGTGGCCTGAATCTGTTCCGGTACGCACTGAATCCGGTACAGTGGATCGATCCGTTGGGGTTAGCGCCTTGCAACTTACTCCGTTATAAAATCAGGGACGGCCTTACACCGATGGCGGGCACACGCCAGACGGGCATCAACCGAGCCTGGAAAGCGGAGCAGGATTTGGTGAAGGCAACGGGTTCGGGGACAGTTGACTGGACGCCAGCACAAATGGACGAATTGCTAAGTTCCGGGAAAGTTGCTGGATTTACAGGCCATCACATAAACAACGTTGAGAGTAACCCTGCATGGGCGGGTGACCCGCGCAACATTGTTTTCCTGTCAAATGGGCCGAACGGTGGCGATCATTTGAATAGTTTGCAAGGGCACCGAGGTAACTATCAGAACGCCACTTCGGGTCGATTGATTGATCGTGCGGCAATGACAAATCAGCATCAACGAGAGAATAGAAATGCAACCTGTCGATAGTATTTTTAGTGAGATTCGCCAGATTCTCGGTGTTGATGAAGATTCTGCCCAACAAACGACTACGTCCGAAATATTGACACTGCCATGGAACAACGAGGCCGCAACTTGGTTATCAGCACTAAGAGCGAATGACCTACATATTCCTTGGTCGGCTGAGGAGCTTCGCCTATTCGGAAACAAAGCTAGCTTGGAAAACGGACAGATTGGGTACCGTATTGACTCGACAGGGAGGCGTTTACCAAACTGGCCGGACGACTGGGTAGCCCTCGGAGAGATAAGCGGTGATCCAATCATTGGAAGGGTTGGAGCGGATGGTTGTGTCATCCTCTTTGCTCGTCATGGTTCGGGAGCGTGGCAAGCGAATCCTGTTTCGAACGACACGAAGGCATTTGCCGAGGCGTTACGCATTTGGTGCGATCTCTTTGTAAGGCGATACTCGAAAGATATTTACGATGACACGCTAGCTGTACGACCAGACTTTTTGGCGGAACTTCAGCAGCGGGTTAACCAAACTCTATCGAATACCCAAACCGACGTGTTCATGAGCATGGTTGATGGTTAAAGACGGGGCTGCACTATAACCGACACAGATACTACGATCCGAGCTCAGGTCGTTTCGTGTCAAAGGACCCGATCGGTCTCGCGGGCGGCGACAACCTCTATCAATATGCGCCGAACCCGGTGCAGTGGATTGACCCGCTAGGGCTCACGAAATGCCCTTGCGCCGACGATTGCGAGAAGATTCTCGCCGACGAAAATGCGGACAGGTTCGCCGAAGCATGTGCACATGACCGCTCGTTCGGTCCGACCGGCGCCATGCGGATCGTCTTGATCTCGCGGCAAGCATCACCGTCGTCTCCCTTCCCGATCCGCTCTCGCCGGATGTTCGATCTGGCGGCGTTTCGATCGATGTGCAGCACGCAACCCGACCTGCAACGGAAGCCGGCCAATCGCGCTCGCTTGAAATTGGCATAATCACGGCCTGCCGCGAGAATCTCGCGGCCGAAGCAACGCAATCATCTCCGATACCACTGCAATACCCATGTCGATCGACTCCGCGACCGAAGTGTCGCTGCAACATATTCTCGAACGCCCGGGCGATTTCTCCGGATGGCTCTACCTGCCGCCGAGGCCTTGGACGCTCGATACGGCGGGCGCTTTTTCCGAAGACACCGGAAACGACGAAGAGGTCGCCGCGCCTGCCATCGCCCGCCAATCCGGCTGGCAGATCACGCTCGACAGCGCGACGATCGAGGACATCGTGATCAACGCGCACGACCAGATCGACGAGCCGAGCATGGCTCAGTTGTTCGATGCGTTCGTGTTCTACATCGAAAACGACGCGTTCATTCTGTTCTGACGGCACGCAGGCCGCTCGCCGGCGGCACGGCGCGTTCAACCGGGAGGCCCGATGCACGACGCGAATCCCAAATCGCTCGTCACCGAACTGCGCGACCGCGAATTCGACGTGATCCACGTATGCTGGCAGACCGGCTGACTCGCCGCGCGACAGGAGGGAAATCAACATGGCAGGCGATCCCGCGACGCTGCGCGCGCAACAGGAAGCCATTTGCGCGCGATATGGCCTGCCTGCCGTCGAGCCTGAAGACATGGTTGCCGTCGCGATGTCGACACTCGGGCGCATGCCTGTCTACGGCACCCGCATCTCGCTGTCCGAGGGCGAGAACGTCGGCTGGTTCTTCCATTGCGGCGAATACTCCGACGCGGTCGATTTTTATCAACCGCTGCATGCCGCGCACTTGTCGACATACCTGCCATCGGTTCTCCCCTATCTGCGGTTGCCGGCCGGTGCGCGTTTCATCGTCGACGATGCGGGTTATGAAGATGTCTGGATTGAGTGATGCATCGAAACGCGTGCAAAAAAAAGGACCGCATTGCGGTCCTTTTTTCACGAAGCGGCGTTGGAACGCTCCGCGCTTCTTACGGCAACGAAATCGTCAAATTGGCCGACTCCGGCCCGACCTTGATCACCTGTGAATAAGGCGCCAACGCCTGCAGCGTCTTGTCCTTCAGATACGTGTTGAGCCCGAGAAACCCGAGCAGCGCAACCAGCGCGAACACGGCCCCGATCGCCCAGACCGGTACCTCACGCTTCAACCGGTGCGCGATCTGGTCCGGCAGCGGCCAATTCGGCGCGAACGGCGCGCGCTTGCCCTTCATATGGGCGATTTCGTCGCCCAGCCGCGCCGTCAGATAAGCGAGCTTCTCCGGCCCCTCGAGCAGATACTTGCCCTGAAACCCGAGCAGCAGGCACATATGAAACACCTCGAGCGACTGCAGCCGCGCCGCACCCTGCGCGCGGCACTCCTCGAGATACTGATAGAACTTCTCGCCCGCGAGCTGCTCGCCGAACAGCACGAGCTGCAGCGGCCGGCGCTCCCAGTCCGCGCGGATCTTGAACTGCGACGACAGCACCATTTCGTCGATGGCCGCGCAGAACGCGAATTTCGCGCCGTACACATCCTCGGCGGCGATATTCAGCTTCTTCGCACCGCGCTCGAAATCCGACAGGAATTCCTGGATCCGCGTGCCGAACTCGCCGGCGCTGTCCGGTTCCCGCCCGTTCTTGAGCAGGAACAGCATGAAGAAGCCGTCGTACAGCAAGTCGAGCAGCGAACGCGCCTGGAACGCGGAGTCCGTCGACGCCGGGGTATGCATGGGTGCCGGCGCGTTGTCGCCGAACAGGGAAGGCGCGTAGCTCATGATGTGACCGCGATCAGTTCGAATTTCAGGTCATTGATGCCAGTCGGCGCATAGATCATCGCGGACTGGGCCTGCAGCATGCGCTCGTACAGCGGGCTGCGCGAATCGAGCGCGAAGTAGCACGCGCCGGGCCGCACCGGAATCGCGGGCGGCACCTGCGGCGTGTACGACAGCCGCACGCCGGGCATCGCCGACAGCACGAGCTTGTCGACGTCGTCGGGCGCGCCGACCTTGAAGCGGGCCGGCACGGCATCGACGAGCTCGACGCTCGGCATGTCCGCGGACACGGCCAGGTAGAACTCGGTCTTGTCGTCGATCTTGCCGGAATCGAGGCGGCCGAGGTGGAACGACGGGCGCACCTCGTCGAGCGTGATCGCGAAGTAGCGCGTCGAGATCACGGTGTCGAGCAGCTCGCGCAGCATCAGGTCCAGACGCGCAAAACTCGGTCCCGGATCGTCGTGGCGGTACACGGGCAGGTCGGCAAGCGTATAGCCCTTCGAGAACGTCATCAGCTGGCCCGCGAGGCGCAGCAGTTCCTGGAACAGCCGCTCCGGATGCAGCGCCGCGTGCTGGTGCAGGTGCGCGAGCGTCGCGAACGCGGCGTTCGCGGTATGCAGCAGCCAGAACGACGCGATGTCGCCCGAGCGGAACTCGATGATGTTCTTCGACGGCTCGCGGTGGAAACCGTACAGCGCGTTCACCTTCGCCTGCAGCGCGTCGACGAGCTGGCGCAGCCGCTGGTGCAGGATCGGCGACGCCTCGATCGCGAGGCACGGCGGCACGAAGCTGTCGTCGATCTCGAAGCCGGATGTCGCGGTGCGGCGCACGCGTACGAGCGGCACCGACAGCAGCTGGTCACGCGGTTCGCTGTGCGCGATCAGCTTGACCTGCGTCTTCAGGAACGTGATGTCGGCTTCGGCGGCGTCGGTGAAATTGTCGGCGACGCTCGTCTGCTCACTGACGAAGCGCGTCATGAAGCCGGCGGCCGGATCGTCGCTGTAATTGGTGCCGTTCTCGCGCTGCGGGTGCAACGCGAGATAGAACACGAACTCGTTGATGCCGTCGGGCAGCGTGTCCAGCGCGATCGGCGGCGGCAGGTCGTCGGCCTGCGGCGCGGCATACAGCGCGCCGTCCGGGAACACGAGCGCGAGTTCCGCCACGCGCAGCACGTTGCTGCCGAGCGCGTCGCGGTCGATGCGCACCGAGCGCACGCCCCAGTTGTAAGGCTGGATCGCCTGGATGGACTCGAACAGGCGCGCTTCGTGGTACGCGTCCTGCCGCTGAAAGTGTTGGGGCCGGAGGAACAGCCCTTCCCCCCACAGCACCTTGGCCGAATAACTCATGTCAAATCCGGTTAATGTGGCGTTGCGATGTAATCGATTTGTTCGTGCCCGAATTAAATCGCCAATTGTTAACTCTTGTTAATTGACATTCGTGCGACATCTTTAACCGCAGGACACCGAAGAAAGCATATTCAGCGGTTGTGAAGGCGCACCCTGCTGCGGTGCAATGACAGTGCCATCGGTGACCGTCATCGCGCAATTATGCAGGCCGATGATTATGCCGGATTTCTCCGACTTCACCGGATCAAACGTCAGTTTCCATCGTTGGAGTGCGGGATCGCGGAACAGCGCGACGATGCCGAACGCCTGCGCCTCGCGCGAAACCTTCTCGGTCGCCGTATAGCGCTGGCCCGGAATCAGCGTGATTTCACGTACGTTCAACAGGTCGGCGCCGAGTGCGGTCTTTTCCTTGGTCGGATCGGTAAAGGCGTCGAACGGCGCCTGCTGGAACGACGTCGGGTCCTTCAGCGCGTAAAGCCGGACGACGAGCGCGAGCGGCTTGTTGTCGGTCGCGGCATTCAGGTTCGGCGCGGCGGCCAGCGTGAGCCCGATATTGCGCGGCGGCTTCTGCGCGTCCGGCAACTCGGGCTTGCCGATGCCGGCCGCGGACATCACGGCGCTCGCGGCCGAGCCGAGCAGCGGAGCGGCCGCGCATCCGGCCAGAAGGGCGCACGCAACCAGCGGCAGCGCGTAGCGAATCATGGACGATCTCATCGTTTTTCCGGCGTGCCGCCTTTATCCCTGTCAAAACTGCCGGGTATTTCCGCGTTCGCTGCGAATTCCCGGCATTGCACTGTTCAACTATTAAGCGCGCTGCGTCTCGGCAGGCGTCCGGAAATTTTTTCCGCTATCCGGGCGGTGCGTCATGCAACCAGTAAAACTTGCACATTCCGACCGAAAGAAAAACCGCTGCGAGCCCGCCGCGATAGGTCATTCGAGGGGGTAGCGCCCGGTTTTAAAAGGAATTACTCTTCACACGACGATTGAATTATGAAAAATTGATCGGTACTATACCCGCGCGCTTCTTGCAAAGCAAAAGAACCAGATTCTCAACGATTTAAAACTCACGCGCCGGTGGATATAACGATGAAAGACCGTCTCTTCGCAAAACTGTCTGGGGTAGTAGTGGCTTGCGGCGTGATCGCCGGTTGCGCGAGCCAGCCTCCCGCGCCGCCGACTGCCGAAGTGTTCAACAAGTCGCTGGCCGATGCAGACGCCGTTGCGAAGGCAGGGGATCAGGACAAGGCACTCGGCCTGTACCAGCAGCTCGCGAAGTCGGATCCGACGCGCGAGGAGCCGTGGTCGCGCATCGCGCAGATCCAGTTCGCGCAGAACCACTATGGCCAGGCGATCGTCGCCGCCCAGGAAGCGCTGCAGCGCGACGCGACCGACCGTCAGGCGAAGAGCGTGCTGGCCGTCGCCGGCCTGCGGATCGCGACGCAATCGCTCGGCGAGCTGCGCCAGGATTCGTCGCTCGCGGGCGACGCGAAGTCCGATGCGCAGGCGCTGGCGAAGCAGCTGCGCGACACGCTGGGCGAATCGGCGCTGTTCCCGCCGGAGACGAAGGCCGTGAAGACGCGCCCGCCGCGCCGCGTCGTCCATCGTCCGAAGGGTGTTGCCGCACCGGCCGCCGAAGCGGCAGCGGCCACTACGCCGACGCCGCCTGCCACGCCGCAAAAGGGCAGCGCCGATCCGTTCGGCGCACTGCGCAATTGAGCGCAACTGAGCGCAACTGACGCGATAACCACAACTAACCTGGGAGCCGTCGAGATGGCCAAGAAAGAAAGCATTCAGAAAAGCTTGCAGAAAATACGGCCGCCGCGCGTCCAGCTGACCTACGAGGTCGAGAAGGGCGATGCGATCGAGGTGAAGGAGCTGCCGTTCGTCGTCGGGGTTGTCGGCGATCTGGCGGGCCAGTCCGAAATCGAACAGCCGAAGCTGCGCGACCGCAAGTTCGTCAACATCGACCGCGACAATTTCGACGACGTGATGAAGGCGATCGAGCCGCGCGCCGCGTTCCAGGTGGAAAACCGCCTGAGCGAGGACGGCGGCAAGTTCGCGGTCGACCTGAAGTTCCGCTCGCTGTCGGATTTCAGCCCGGACGAAGTCGTCGAACAGGTCGAGCCGCTGCGCCGCCTGCTCGAGGCGCGCTCGAAGCTCGCCGACCTGCGCAACAAGCTTGCCGGCAACGACAAGCTCGAGGATCTGCTGTCCGAGGTGCTGAAGAACACGCAGCAGCTGCAGGAGCTCGCGAAGGGCACCGGCGGCGACAAAGACGGCGAATGACGACGGAGTGTTGAGATGAACCAGCAAACGGCTGCGGCCCAAGCGAGCGGTGCGGAATACGCCGCCGGGACTTCGCTGCTCGACGACATCGTCGAGAAGAGCAAGGTCGCGAAATCCGATTCCGAGCACGCACGCGCGAAGGACCTGATCGGTGAACTCGTGCACCAGGTGCTCGACGGCACGGTGATCGTGTCGGACAACCTGTCGGCCACGATCGACGCGCGCGTCGCGGAGCTCGACCGCCTGATCTCCACGCAGCTTTCCGCCGTGATGCACGCGCCGGAATTCCAGCGCCTCGAGAGCACGTGGCGCGGGATGGACTACCTGGTCAAGGAAAGCAACACGGGCCAGACGATCAAGATCAAGGCGCTGCACGCGCCGAAGCGCGACCTCGTGCGCGACTTCAAGGGCGCGAGCGAGTTCGACCAGAGCGCGCTGTTCAAGAAGGTCTACGAAGAAGAATTCGGCACGTTCGGCGGCTCGCCGTTCGGCGCGCTGGTCGGCGATTACGAAATCTCGCGCCAGCCGGA
The DNA window shown above is from Burkholderia cepacia and carries:
- the tssB gene encoding type VI secretion system contractile sheath small subunit; the protein is MAKKESIQKSLQKIRPPRVQLTYEVEKGDAIEVKELPFVVGVVGDLAGQSEIEQPKLRDRKFVNIDRDNFDDVMKAIEPRAAFQVENRLSEDGGKFAVDLKFRSLSDFSPDEVVEQVEPLRRLLEARSKLADLRNKLAGNDKLEDLLSEVLKNTQQLQELAKGTGGDKDGE
- a CDS encoding DUF7716 domain-containing protein, whose amino-acid sequence is MSIDSATEVSLQHILERPGDFSGWLYLPPRPWTLDTAGAFSEDTGNDEEVAAPAIARQSGWQITLDSATIEDIVINAHDQIDEPSMAQLFDAFVFYIENDAFILF
- a CDS encoding tetratricopeptide repeat protein, yielding MKDRLFAKLSGVVVACGVIAGCASQPPAPPTAEVFNKSLADADAVAKAGDQDKALGLYQQLAKSDPTREEPWSRIAQIQFAQNHYGQAIVAAQEALQRDATDRQAKSVLAVAGLRIATQSLGELRQDSSLAGDAKSDAQALAKQLRDTLGESALFPPETKAVKTRPPRRVVHRPKGVAAPAAEAAAATTPTPPATPQKGSADPFGALRN
- the tssJ gene encoding type VI secretion system lipoprotein TssJ codes for the protein MIRYALPLVACALLAGCAAAPLLGSAASAVMSAAGIGKPELPDAQKPPRNIGLTLAAAPNLNAATDNKPLALVVRLYALKDPTSFQQAPFDAFTDPTKEKTALGADLLNVREITLIPGQRYTATEKVSREAQAFGIVALFRDPALQRWKLTFDPVKSEKSGIIIGLHNCAMTVTDGTVIAPQQGAPSQPLNMLSSVSCG
- the tssK gene encoding type VI secretion system baseplate subunit TssK, which codes for MSYSAKVLWGEGLFLRPQHFQRQDAYHEARLFESIQAIQPYNWGVRSVRIDRDALGSNVLRVAELALVFPDGALYAAPQADDLPPPIALDTLPDGINEFVFYLALHPQRENGTNYSDDPAAGFMTRFVSEQTSVADNFTDAAEADITFLKTQVKLIAHSEPRDQLLSVPLVRVRRTATSGFEIDDSFVPPCLAIEASPILHQRLRQLVDALQAKVNALYGFHREPSKNIIEFRSGDIASFWLLHTANAAFATLAHLHQHAALHPERLFQELLRLAGQLMTFSKGYTLADLPVYRHDDPGPSFARLDLMLRELLDTVISTRYFAITLDEVRPSFHLGRLDSGKIDDKTEFYLAVSADMPSVELVDAVPARFKVGAPDDVDKLVLSAMPGVRLSYTPQVPPAIPVRPGACYFALDSRSPLYERMLQAQSAMIYAPTGINDLKFELIAVTS
- the icmH gene encoding type IVB secretion system protein IcmH/DotU; this translates as MSYAPSLFGDNAPAPMHTPASTDSAFQARSLLDLLYDGFFMLFLLKNGREPDSAGEFGTRIQEFLSDFERGAKKLNIAAEDVYGAKFAFCAAIDEMVLSSQFKIRADWERRPLQLVLFGEQLAGEKFYQYLEECRAQGAARLQSLEVFHMCLLLGFQGKYLLEGPEKLAYLTARLGDEIAHMKGKRAPFAPNWPLPDQIAHRLKREVPVWAIGAVFALVALLGFLGLNTYLKDKTLQALAPYSQVIKVGPESANLTISLP
- a CDS encoding immunity protein Imm33 domain-containing protein, translating into MAGDPATLRAQQEAICARYGLPAVEPEDMVAVAMSTLGRMPVYGTRISLSEGENVGWFFHCGEYSDAVDFYQPLHAAHLSTYLPSVLPYLRLPAGARFIVDDAGYEDVWIE